A stretch of the Archangium violaceum genome encodes the following:
- a CDS encoding methyl-accepting chemotaxis protein codes for MSIGKKIALGFGLSLLVLLAVALVAYQGARQLTETAEKLVESRDQGRAIREVRSSLVDAETGQRGFLLTGEERYLEPYEQALRELNSELETLRKSLRDEPEQLARLARIEPLIRDRLAELDLVLRLRREQNLPAAVVRLQQTRGKQLMEQIRQQIGEMLETENQRWNQFEQEARRSSERSMVVLGLGTLLGFLIVVLGSYRVTRGITEPLDKLVKGAEQIGRGNFAHRIDVHHQDETGELARAFNAMAERRQQAEALLAKQAEEREHTLRTVAEFVNQLAGTTAEVLASTTEQVAGAQEQGSAVAQTVSTIEEIAQTSDEAAGRARAVSESARHSEEVGKSGKRAVEEAITSMSAVREQVESIASRILALAEQAQAIGDIITTVNDISEQTHMLALNASIEASRAGEHGRGFAVVAAEVKALADQSKKATNQVRQILGQIQKATQGAVMTTEEGTKSVTSATRVVTQAGAHIQTLSELLSQASLTAAQISASASQQATGIGQIRQAMRDVSQATQQTLTSTRQTERAIQELNIMGQKLKGLLSEYGRAA; via the coding sequence ATGAGTATCGGGAAGAAGATCGCCCTGGGCTTTGGCTTGTCCCTGCTGGTGCTGCTCGCCGTGGCACTGGTGGCCTACCAGGGCGCGCGGCAGCTCACCGAGACCGCCGAGAAACTGGTGGAGAGCCGCGACCAGGGCCGTGCCATCCGGGAAGTCCGCTCGAGCCTCGTGGATGCCGAGACCGGCCAGCGTGGCTTCCTCCTCACCGGCGAGGAGCGCTACCTGGAGCCCTACGAGCAGGCCCTCCGGGAGCTGAACTCGGAGCTGGAGACCCTGCGCAAGTCGCTCCGGGACGAGCCGGAGCAACTCGCGCGGCTGGCCCGCATCGAGCCCCTCATCCGCGACAGGCTCGCCGAGCTGGACCTGGTCCTCCGCCTCCGGCGGGAGCAGAACCTGCCGGCGGCGGTGGTCCGCCTCCAGCAGACGCGGGGCAAGCAGCTCATGGAGCAGATCCGCCAGCAGATCGGCGAGATGCTGGAGACCGAGAACCAACGCTGGAACCAGTTCGAGCAGGAGGCCCGGAGAAGCTCCGAGCGCAGCATGGTGGTGCTGGGGCTGGGCACGCTGCTGGGCTTCCTCATCGTCGTCCTGGGCAGCTACCGCGTCACCCGGGGCATCACCGAGCCCCTGGACAAGCTGGTGAAGGGCGCCGAGCAGATCGGCCGGGGTAACTTCGCCCACCGCATCGACGTGCACCACCAGGACGAGACGGGTGAATTGGCGCGCGCCTTCAACGCCATGGCCGAGCGCCGCCAGCAGGCCGAGGCGCTGCTGGCGAAGCAGGCCGAGGAGCGCGAGCACACCCTGCGGACGGTGGCCGAGTTCGTCAACCAGCTCGCGGGCACCACGGCGGAGGTGCTCGCCAGCACCACGGAGCAGGTGGCCGGGGCCCAGGAGCAGGGCAGCGCGGTGGCGCAGACGGTGAGCACCATCGAGGAGATCGCGCAGACGTCGGACGAAGCCGCGGGCCGGGCGCGCGCGGTGAGCGAGTCGGCGCGCCACTCGGAGGAGGTGGGCAAGAGCGGCAAGCGCGCGGTGGAGGAGGCCATCACCTCCATGAGCGCCGTGCGCGAGCAGGTGGAGTCCATCGCCTCGCGCATCCTCGCCCTGGCCGAGCAGGCCCAGGCCATCGGCGACATCATCACCACCGTCAACGACATCTCCGAGCAGACCCACATGCTGGCGCTCAACGCCTCCATCGAGGCCAGCCGCGCCGGCGAGCATGGCCGGGGCTTCGCCGTCGTGGCCGCCGAGGTGAAGGCCCTGGCGGACCAGTCCAAGAAGGCCACCAACCAGGTGCGGCAGATCCTCGGGCAGATCCAGAAGGCCACCCAGGGCGCGGTGATGACGACGGAGGAGGGCACCAAGAGCGTGACCTCGGCCACCCGGGTCGTGACGCAGGCGGGCGCCCACATCCAGACGCTCAGCGAGCTGCTCTCCCAGGCCTCGCTCACCGCGGCGCAGATCTCCGCCTCGGCCAGCCAGCAGGCCACCGGTATCGGGCAGATCCGCCAGGCCATGCGCGACGTGAGCCAGGCCACCCAGCAGACGCTCACCAGCACCCGGCAGACGGAGCGGGCGATCCAGGAGCTCAACATCATGGGCCAGAAGCTCAAGGGCCTGCTCAGCGAGTACGGACGCGCGGCATGA
- a CDS encoding RIO1 family regulatory kinase/ATPase — MNEALQVLLTDGVIDEVVGRLKSGKEADVYLVRHGGEVVAAKIYKEREHRNFRNNSGYREGRQVRNSRTARAIAKGSRFGVQAAEDAWKTAEADALGKLYAAGVCVPRPVMFYEGVLLMELVLDLEGHPAPRLEEAALTPEEASALYFDLRNQAIRMLCCDLIHGDLSAFNILLGNRGATIIDFPQVVDAAANSQAEFFFKRDLENLRRYFEATDPSLRSRSGDAHEIWRAYVKRELTPDFVPTGRFQGEGGPRDRRFSGPRNGPGGGSGGGHPRGDRPQGERFPRGDRPQGERFEQRGDRPQGERFPRGERPQGERPPRVDGEGQRPWREQGARPSEPQGPREMRPRGDRPPPRGDRPRGERFPQGNGDGQRPWREQGARPSEQQRGQQQGPRGRPPEQRRDDGSGRGPRQGRGGGGPQVSYVQKTPAAPSPSPAKPDDES, encoded by the coding sequence ATGAACGAAGCGCTCCAAGTCCTGCTGACCGATGGTGTGATTGACGAGGTGGTGGGCCGCCTCAAGAGTGGCAAGGAGGCGGACGTGTACCTTGTTCGCCACGGCGGCGAGGTCGTCGCGGCGAAGATCTACAAGGAGCGCGAGCACCGCAACTTCCGCAACAACTCGGGCTACCGGGAGGGCCGGCAGGTGCGCAACAGCCGCACCGCGCGGGCCATCGCCAAGGGGAGCCGCTTCGGCGTGCAGGCCGCCGAGGACGCGTGGAAGACGGCGGAGGCGGACGCCCTGGGCAAGCTGTACGCGGCCGGCGTCTGCGTGCCCAGGCCGGTGATGTTCTACGAGGGCGTGCTGTTGATGGAGCTGGTGCTGGACCTCGAGGGCCACCCGGCGCCGCGGCTGGAGGAGGCCGCGCTCACGCCCGAGGAGGCCTCGGCGCTGTACTTCGACCTGCGCAACCAGGCCATCCGGATGCTGTGCTGCGACCTCATCCACGGGGACCTGTCGGCCTTCAACATCCTGCTGGGCAACCGCGGGGCCACCATCATCGACTTCCCGCAGGTGGTGGACGCGGCGGCCAACAGCCAGGCCGAGTTCTTCTTCAAGCGCGACCTCGAGAACCTGCGCCGCTACTTCGAGGCGACGGACCCCAGCCTGCGCTCGCGCTCGGGCGACGCGCACGAAATCTGGCGGGCGTACGTGAAGCGCGAGCTGACGCCGGACTTCGTGCCCACGGGGCGCTTCCAGGGCGAGGGCGGGCCGCGCGATCGCCGCTTCTCCGGTCCGCGCAATGGCCCGGGCGGCGGCTCTGGCGGGGGACATCCCCGGGGAGACCGACCCCAGGGCGAGCGTTTCCCGCGCGGAGACCGACCCCAGGGCGAGCGCTTCGAGCAGCGAGGAGACCGGCCCCAGGGCGAGCGTTTCCCGAGGGGCGAGCGTCCCCAGGGTGAGCGCCCGCCTCGGGTGGACGGAGAGGGCCAGCGCCCGTGGCGCGAGCAGGGCGCGAGGCCCTCGGAGCCGCAGGGGCCCCGGGAGATGCGTCCTCGGGGAGACCGTCCTCCGCCGCGGGGCGATCGTCCTCGGGGCGAGCGTTTCCCCCAGGGAAACGGAGACGGTCAGCGTCCGTGGCGGGAGCAGGGCGCGAGGCCCTCGGAGCAGCAGCGCGGTCAGCAGCAGGGCCCGCGTGGCCGTCCTCCGGAGCAGCGGAGGGACGATGGCTCCGGGCGTGGGCCGCGTCAGGGTCGGGGGGGCGGCGGTCCGCAGGTTTCCTACGTGCAGAAGACTCCGGCGGCTCCCAGCCCATCCCCGGCGAAGCCGGACGACGAGTCCTAG
- a CDS encoding chemotaxis protein CheW has product MVTPTPREVLLFTLEGQRYALHMEDVRELARAVRLTPLPRAPAVVEGLLNLRGELLPVLDMRQRFRLPARPLSSSDHLVVAQAGSRRVVLRVDRAEGLLSLEPGSLDSTPGELPGVGYVAGALKLPDGLVLLHDLRTFLSEAEALELEEALAQEGVSR; this is encoded by the coding sequence ATGGTGACGCCGACGCCTCGCGAGGTCCTTCTCTTCACGCTGGAGGGGCAACGCTACGCGCTGCACATGGAGGACGTACGCGAGCTGGCCCGGGCCGTCCGCCTCACCCCCCTGCCCCGCGCCCCCGCCGTGGTGGAGGGCCTGCTGAACCTGCGCGGCGAGCTCCTCCCCGTCCTGGACATGCGCCAGCGCTTCCGCCTGCCCGCCCGCCCGCTCTCTTCCTCGGACCACCTCGTGGTGGCCCAGGCGGGCTCCCGCCGTGTCGTGCTGCGGGTGGACCGGGCCGAGGGCCTGCTCTCCCTTGAGCCGGGCAGTCTCGATTCGACGCCCGGAGAGCTGCCGGGCGTGGGCTACGTGGCCGGTGCCCTCAAGCTGCCCGATGGGCTCGTGCTCCTGCATGACCTGCGCACCTTCCTCTCGGAGGCGGAGGCGCTGGAGTTGGAGGAGGCGCTCGCACAGGAGGGAGTCTCCCGGTGA
- a CDS encoding chemotaxis protein CheW codes for MTGGDDAKGGGLDWAAAYRKLARLAAETRAATRVDPEREAALLEERARLLARPLDRQSRTGPLLELMHFRAGEQGYALETRFILEVLRVPEQLVPLPGAPDLLRGLTLLHGEVLAVVELSPLFGRAAPTTHGPILVVGSGRPELGLRADAVEEVLVVSRDTLLPPPPVLDTRERTLVSGISRDGIIVLEGEALLGDGRLFFDLSEERIA; via the coding sequence ATGACAGGAGGCGATGACGCGAAGGGAGGCGGGTTGGACTGGGCCGCCGCCTATAGGAAGCTGGCCCGGCTCGCCGCCGAGACCCGGGCCGCCACCCGGGTCGACCCCGAGCGGGAAGCGGCGCTGCTCGAGGAACGCGCACGGCTCCTGGCACGGCCGCTCGACCGCCAGTCCCGGACAGGCCCCCTGCTGGAGCTGATGCACTTCCGCGCCGGCGAGCAGGGCTACGCGCTGGAGACCCGCTTCATCCTGGAGGTGCTGCGCGTCCCGGAGCAGCTCGTCCCCCTGCCTGGCGCGCCGGACCTGCTGCGCGGCCTCACCCTGCTGCATGGCGAGGTGCTCGCCGTGGTGGAGCTCTCTCCCCTCTTCGGACGGGCCGCGCCCACCACCCACGGGCCCATCCTGGTGGTGGGCTCGGGCCGGCCGGAGCTGGGCCTGCGCGCCGACGCGGTGGAGGAGGTGCTCGTCGTCTCGCGCGACACGCTCCTGCCCCCCCCGCCCGTGCTCGACACGCGGGAGCGGACACTCGTGTCCGGCATCAGCCGGGACGGAATCATCGTACTGGAGGGAGAGGCCCTGCTGGGGGATGGTCGCCTCTTCTTCGACCTCTCCGAGGAAAGGATCGCATGA
- a CDS encoding phytoene desaturase family protein → MVRHVIVVGAGPGGLLAAINLAGLGLKVTVVEKEPVPGGRMKGLTLGERGEYAVDTGPSIMQLPGVLERIFERAGKRISDYAKLVPLDTNTRVHFWDGTYLDTTRDAARMEREVAKFGAEKGPALRRWLEESRVKYPLAYEKFMATHADSLAYYAPWRLLPTLRFKPWQTLYKHLDEHFHDDRLIYALSYPSKYLGLHPTTCSSVFSIIPYLELAFGVWHVEGGFRALARGMMKCAEDLGATFRLGTPVEQVLVEYGRAAGVRLKGGERLEADAVVVNADLPYAAQKLVPAEARAGTRLTDAALERAKYSCSTFMAYYGLDRVWDDLPHHLIYLSESARRTDKVALEDQELDLEDPPFYVCNPCVTDRSGAPEGHSTLYVLVPTPNTSRPVDWAATERTMRERIPAMLEKVGMKGVRQHIRAERYFTAETWRDDFNVFRGAVFNLSHNWTQLGPLRPHVKSPSVESLYWVGGGTHPGSGLLTIMESANIAADYLSREAGKGPLPGWPYVPPVEGVTAESTARVG, encoded by the coding sequence ATGGTACGTCACGTCATCGTCGTGGGAGCGGGACCCGGGGGCCTGTTGGCGGCCATCAACCTGGCGGGCTTGGGCCTGAAGGTCACGGTGGTGGAGAAGGAGCCGGTGCCCGGGGGGCGGATGAAGGGGCTCACCCTGGGCGAGCGGGGCGAGTACGCCGTCGACACGGGGCCCTCCATCATGCAACTGCCCGGCGTCCTGGAGCGCATCTTCGAGCGCGCGGGCAAGCGCATCTCCGACTACGCGAAGCTGGTGCCTCTGGACACCAACACCCGGGTGCACTTCTGGGACGGCACGTACCTGGACACCACGCGAGATGCGGCGCGGATGGAGCGCGAGGTGGCGAAGTTCGGCGCGGAGAAGGGGCCCGCGCTGCGCCGCTGGCTGGAGGAGAGCCGGGTGAAGTACCCGCTCGCCTACGAGAAGTTCATGGCGACGCACGCCGACAGCCTCGCCTACTACGCCCCCTGGCGGCTGCTCCCCACGCTGCGCTTCAAGCCGTGGCAGACGCTCTACAAGCACCTGGACGAGCACTTCCACGACGACCGCCTCATCTACGCGCTCTCCTACCCCTCCAAATACCTGGGGCTGCACCCCACCACGTGCTCCTCGGTGTTCAGCATCATCCCCTACCTGGAGCTGGCCTTCGGGGTGTGGCACGTGGAGGGCGGCTTCCGGGCGCTGGCTCGGGGGATGATGAAGTGCGCGGAGGACCTGGGGGCCACCTTCCGTCTGGGCACTCCGGTGGAGCAGGTGCTGGTGGAGTATGGCCGCGCGGCGGGCGTGCGGCTGAAGGGCGGTGAGCGGCTGGAGGCGGACGCGGTGGTGGTGAACGCGGACCTGCCCTATGCGGCCCAGAAGCTCGTCCCCGCCGAGGCTCGCGCGGGCACCCGGCTGACGGATGCCGCGCTGGAGCGGGCGAAGTACTCGTGCAGCACCTTCATGGCCTACTACGGGCTGGACCGCGTCTGGGACGACCTGCCCCACCACCTCATCTACCTCTCCGAGAGCGCGCGGCGCACGGACAAGGTGGCCCTGGAGGACCAGGAGCTGGACCTGGAGGACCCTCCCTTCTACGTCTGCAATCCGTGCGTGACGGACAGGTCGGGAGCGCCCGAGGGCCACTCGACCCTCTACGTCCTGGTGCCCACGCCCAACACCTCGCGTCCGGTGGACTGGGCGGCCACGGAGCGCACGATGCGCGAGCGGATTCCAGCCATGCTGGAGAAGGTGGGCATGAAGGGGGTGCGCCAGCACATCCGGGCCGAGCGCTACTTCACCGCGGAGACGTGGCGGGACGACTTCAACGTCTTCCGGGGCGCCGTGTTCAACCTGTCGCACAACTGGACGCAGCTGGGCCCCCTGCGCCCACATGTGAAGAGCCCCAGCGTCGAGTCGCTCTACTGGGTGGGAGGCGGGACGCACCCGGGGAGTGGGCTGCTGACCATCATGGAGAGCGCCAACATCGCGGCGGATTACCTGTCCAGGGAGGCGGGAAAGGGGCCCCTGCCCGGCTGGCCGTATGTCCCACCGGTCGAAGGGGTAACGGCCGAGTCCACGGCTCGTGTAGGCTGA
- a CDS encoding CheR family methyltransferase: protein MSGDDSRSWRHPGYVLVLDLVAARAGLLPPSCPPAAMEGIDRAMARVGLSNDFDAYRARLEADPAAMDDLLVELTIGETYFFRNPEHFDFVRREVLPDLRRLRGPGHVVRAWSAGCASGEEPYSLAVLLMEEGYGAHMEVRGTDVSRAALARASVASYGEWSLRGTDAGRMRPFLLPEGKRYTLAQEVRERVHFGYLNLAEDSWPSAAHGIWGLDIIFCRNVLIYFNRLTIEAVARRLHAALAEGGVLITGPSDPPLGEYAPFETLVTDWGIAYHRPVPGDTTRMHSLRLIPAPDPAPAPAPLEPTPAPPAPTVLPPPPPALPSPAGPEGLEGAKQALARGDWHEAARLAGALQEDPGAAAVAVRALANLEPLAAVRACAEAAARHPLAVELRYLEAMLLLGLGRLQESERAVRQALYLEPSLAVAHLMLGHILRRQGDREGARRAFRAAESLCATLPPDTPVFLADGERAGRLIEVARDERTRLEAHEETRG from the coding sequence GTGAGCGGCGACGACTCCCGGAGCTGGCGCCATCCCGGCTATGTCCTGGTCCTCGACCTCGTCGCCGCGCGCGCGGGCCTGCTGCCGCCGAGCTGCCCTCCAGCCGCCATGGAGGGCATCGACCGGGCCATGGCCCGCGTGGGCCTGTCCAACGACTTCGACGCCTACCGCGCGCGGCTCGAGGCGGACCCCGCGGCGATGGATGACCTGCTGGTGGAGCTCACCATCGGGGAGACGTACTTCTTCCGCAACCCGGAGCACTTCGACTTCGTGCGCCGCGAGGTGCTCCCGGACCTGCGCCGGCTCCGGGGCCCGGGGCATGTGGTCCGCGCATGGAGCGCCGGCTGCGCCTCGGGAGAGGAGCCCTACTCCCTGGCGGTGCTCCTCATGGAGGAAGGCTACGGGGCGCACATGGAGGTGCGGGGCACGGACGTGTCACGCGCGGCCCTCGCCCGGGCCAGCGTGGCCAGCTACGGCGAATGGTCCCTGCGCGGCACCGACGCCGGCCGCATGCGGCCCTTCCTGCTCCCGGAGGGCAAGCGCTACACCCTCGCCCAGGAGGTGCGTGAGCGCGTCCATTTCGGCTACCTCAACCTCGCCGAGGACTCCTGGCCGTCCGCGGCTCACGGCATCTGGGGCCTGGACATCATCTTCTGCCGCAATGTCCTCATCTACTTCAACCGCCTCACCATCGAGGCGGTGGCCCGGAGGCTCCACGCCGCGCTCGCCGAGGGCGGCGTCCTCATCACCGGCCCCTCGGATCCTCCGCTCGGCGAGTACGCGCCCTTCGAGACCCTCGTCACCGACTGGGGCATCGCCTACCACCGGCCCGTCCCGGGCGACACCACCCGGATGCACTCCCTGCGCCTCATTCCGGCCCCCGATCCGGCTCCCGCGCCGGCTCCCCTCGAGCCGACTCCCGCGCCACCGGCCCCCACCGTGCTCCCGCCTCCTCCGCCCGCGCTCCCCTCCCCGGCCGGACCCGAGGGACTGGAGGGAGCGAAGCAGGCCCTCGCCCGAGGAGACTGGCACGAGGCGGCGCGGCTGGCCGGGGCGCTCCAGGAGGACCCGGGCGCCGCGGCGGTGGCGGTGCGGGCCCTGGCGAACCTCGAGCCACTGGCCGCCGTGCGCGCCTGTGCCGAGGCCGCCGCGCGTCACCCGCTCGCCGTGGAATTGCGCTACCTGGAGGCGATGTTGCTGCTGGGGCTCGGCCGATTGCAGGAGTCCGAGCGCGCCGTGCGACAGGCCCTCTACCTCGAGCCCTCGCTGGCCGTGGCCCACCTCATGTTGGGCCACATCCTCCGGCGGCAGGGGGACAGGGAGGGGGCCCGACGTGCCTTCCGCGCCGCCGAGTCGCTGTGCGCCACGCTCCCTCCGGACACCCCGGTGTTCCTGGCCGACGGCGAACGCGCGGGCAGGTTGATAGAGGTAGCTCGCGACGAGCGCACCCGGTTGGAAGCCCATGAGGAGACGCGTGGATGA
- a CDS encoding GAF domain-containing protein, producing the protein MAEHPTTLETSGRLLLHEFIREHRSRILEHWERAVRLLPGTRGLPHPRLGTHLPLLLDRMAGMLEALHRGAEHGALAETPELDALERLDLGYDLEEASGEYSALRTSILRLYADHLERTAPSELAALLWELERFNGAFDELVAAAVARHARARERTFQVLERISQAALGTEDLDVFLPKLLRVILESTTAVDSVTLLLREGDLLRARASVGLEELVTSGFGMRMGEGFCGRIATERRPMALRSAATAPQVKTGAFRSQGTRGLYGVPLMQGEEVLGVAMMGSRTAFEFSNEDMLLFRAMVGRATLLILQAQLAARERQAREQAERALARLREQESRTTRLQEVTAALSQALSGAEVAHVVVEKAVRALGAAGGSLGLLSEDGQWFDLLETTGYLEEEMREWTHFPSDTRIMFREAVRTGAPIFYESREAFLVDYPEWRGHPQVEEYGAFAALPLWVEGRALGAIGLSFHRRHPFPEDERAWMLVVVGQCAQALERGRLYDAELRARTAAQVALSRLDVIMETVPVGLGFWDMDLRFVRLNERLARINGLPSHEHLGKRLREVLPDLASQVEPFLRRVLETGQPVMDVEISGETPASPGVRRYWLVSFYPVRDEDGAISGLGSVVVEISEQKRAEEHLRRTAEFRERFMSIVSHDLRNPLNAILLSAHALLRLEDLGERHVKGVRRIVTSAERMKRMISDLLDFARGRLGGGIPISPREVELGALCREVVDELEAGRPGRVVELEVEGDLRGEWDPDRLTQLLVNLGKNALDYSPEETRVRIVLHGEDGGVRLEVHNEGPPIPPERLESIFEPFRRFAEEEPPSSTSAGLGLGLYIVEQLVQAHGGTVAVRSTEREGTTFTVRLPRHPAGQGGH; encoded by the coding sequence ATGGCGGAGCATCCAACAACCCTGGAGACCTCGGGGCGCCTGCTTCTACACGAGTTCATCCGGGAGCACCGCTCACGCATCCTGGAGCACTGGGAGCGGGCGGTGCGCCTGCTGCCCGGCACCCGGGGCCTCCCCCATCCCCGGCTCGGCACCCACCTGCCGCTCCTGCTCGACCGGATGGCGGGGATGTTGGAAGCGCTCCACCGGGGGGCCGAGCACGGGGCGCTAGCGGAGACGCCGGAGCTCGACGCGCTGGAGCGCCTGGACCTGGGCTATGACCTGGAGGAGGCGTCCGGCGAGTACTCGGCCCTGCGTACCAGCATCCTCCGGCTCTACGCCGATCACCTCGAGCGCACCGCTCCGAGCGAGCTGGCCGCGCTCCTCTGGGAGCTGGAGCGCTTCAATGGGGCCTTCGACGAGCTGGTGGCCGCCGCCGTTGCCCGGCATGCGAGGGCGCGCGAGCGGACCTTCCAGGTCCTCGAGCGCATTTCCCAGGCGGCGCTCGGGACGGAGGACCTGGACGTCTTCCTGCCGAAGTTGCTGCGCGTCATCCTGGAGTCCACCACGGCGGTGGATTCGGTCACGCTGCTGCTGCGCGAGGGGGACCTGCTCCGGGCGAGGGCCTCGGTGGGCCTGGAGGAGCTGGTGACCTCCGGCTTCGGCATGCGGATGGGTGAGGGCTTCTGTGGCCGCATCGCCACCGAGCGGCGTCCCATGGCGCTGCGCTCGGCGGCCACGGCCCCGCAGGTGAAGACGGGGGCCTTCCGGAGCCAGGGGACGCGGGGCCTCTATGGGGTGCCGCTGATGCAGGGGGAGGAGGTCCTCGGGGTGGCGATGATGGGCAGCCGCACCGCCTTCGAGTTCTCCAACGAGGACATGCTCCTCTTCCGGGCGATGGTGGGGCGGGCCACCCTCCTCATCCTCCAGGCGCAACTGGCCGCGCGCGAGCGCCAGGCGCGAGAGCAGGCCGAGCGGGCGTTGGCGCGGCTGAGGGAGCAGGAGTCGCGCACCACCCGTCTCCAGGAGGTGACGGCCGCGCTGTCGCAGGCGCTCAGCGGCGCCGAGGTGGCCCACGTGGTGGTGGAGAAGGCGGTGCGGGCGCTGGGGGCCGCGGGCGGCTCGCTCGGGCTGTTGTCGGAGGACGGCCAGTGGTTCGACCTGCTGGAGACCACCGGCTACCTCGAGGAGGAGATGCGCGAGTGGACGCACTTCCCGTCCGACACCCGCATCATGTTCCGCGAGGCGGTGCGCACGGGGGCCCCCATCTTCTATGAGTCGCGCGAGGCCTTCCTGGTGGACTACCCGGAGTGGAGGGGGCACCCCCAGGTGGAGGAGTACGGCGCCTTCGCCGCCCTGCCGCTCTGGGTGGAGGGCCGGGCCCTGGGCGCCATCGGGTTGTCCTTCCACAGGCGGCACCCCTTCCCCGAGGACGAGCGGGCATGGATGCTCGTGGTCGTCGGCCAGTGTGCCCAGGCGTTGGAGCGGGGGCGCCTCTATGATGCCGAGCTGCGGGCGCGTACCGCCGCTCAGGTGGCCCTGTCCCGCCTGGACGTCATCATGGAGACGGTGCCCGTGGGGCTGGGCTTCTGGGATATGGACCTGCGCTTCGTCCGCCTCAATGAGCGCCTGGCCCGAATCAATGGGCTGCCCTCCCATGAGCATCTGGGGAAGCGGTTGCGCGAGGTGCTGCCGGACCTCGCCTCCCAGGTGGAGCCCTTCCTGCGGCGGGTGCTGGAGACGGGGCAGCCGGTGATGGATGTGGAGATATCGGGTGAGACGCCCGCCTCGCCTGGAGTCAGGCGGTACTGGCTGGTCAGCTTCTACCCGGTCCGCGACGAGGACGGCGCCATCTCCGGGCTGGGCTCGGTGGTGGTGGAGATCTCCGAGCAGAAGCGCGCGGAGGAGCACCTGCGCCGGACGGCGGAGTTCCGCGAGCGCTTCATGAGCATCGTCTCGCACGATCTGCGCAACCCGCTCAACGCCATCCTCCTGTCGGCCCACGCGCTGCTGCGTTTGGAGGACCTGGGCGAGCGGCACGTGAAGGGGGTGCGCCGCATCGTCACCAGCGCCGAGCGCATGAAGCGGATGATTTCCGATCTGCTCGACTTCGCGCGGGGGCGGCTGGGGGGAGGCATTCCCATCAGCCCGCGGGAGGTGGAGCTGGGCGCGCTCTGCCGCGAGGTGGTGGACGAGCTGGAGGCGGGGCGTCCCGGGAGGGTGGTGGAGCTGGAGGTGGAGGGGGACCTACGAGGGGAGTGGGACCCGGACCGGCTCACCCAGCTGCTCGTCAACCTGGGCAAGAACGCGCTCGACTACAGTCCGGAGGAGACGCGGGTCCGCATCGTGCTGCATGGGGAGGACGGGGGCGTCCGGTTGGAGGTGCACAACGAGGGCCCGCCCATTCCGCCCGAGCGGCTCGAGTCCATCTTCGAGCCCTTCCGGCGGTTCGCGGAGGAAGAGCCCCCCTCGTCGACCAGCGCCGGGTTGGGGTTGGGGCTCTACATCGTCGAGCAGCTCGTCCAGGCGCATGGGGGAACGGTGGCGGTGCGCTCCACGGAGCGGGAGGGCACCACGTTCACGGTGCGGCTGCCCCGACACCCGGCCGGGCAGGGGGGACACTGA